In Pseudomonas sp. DNDY-54, a genomic segment contains:
- a CDS encoding methyl-accepting chemotaxis protein codes for MTGEMPAERQDEFGQLLQALGKTRGKLQTLIGHIGGITTQLATASEELSAVTAQTSAGVTSQRQETDQVATAMHEMTATVQEVARNAEEASNAAQRADQQAAKGNLVVQRALAQIDRLSSEVTLSADAMTQLNQETDGISTVLIVINGIAEQTNLLALNAAIEAARAGEAGRGFAVVADEVRGLAQRTQQSTAQIEALIANLQKGARNASGMMDSSSGLAIETVALAQDVGRELQAITETVSIIQAMNQQIATAAEQQSSVADEINRSVLNVRDVADRSAEAAQETATSTAELARLGTELQTLIRQFKV; via the coding sequence ATGACCGGAGAAATGCCAGCAGAGCGTCAAGACGAATTCGGCCAATTGTTGCAGGCGTTGGGCAAGACCCGCGGCAAACTGCAGACGCTCATCGGCCATATCGGCGGCATCACCACACAGCTCGCGACCGCCTCTGAAGAACTGTCCGCTGTGACCGCGCAAACCAGCGCAGGGGTTACCAGCCAGCGCCAGGAAACCGATCAGGTCGCAACCGCCATGCACGAGATGACCGCCACGGTGCAAGAAGTGGCGCGCAATGCTGAAGAAGCCTCGAATGCCGCACAACGCGCCGACCAACAGGCCGCTAAAGGCAACCTGGTCGTCCAGCGCGCGTTAGCGCAAATCGACCGACTCTCAAGCGAAGTCACGTTATCGGCCGACGCGATGACGCAGCTGAATCAAGAGACCGATGGCATCAGCACGGTGCTGATCGTGATCAACGGCATCGCCGAGCAGACCAACCTGCTCGCGCTGAATGCGGCAATCGAGGCCGCACGGGCGGGTGAAGCTGGTCGTGGGTTTGCCGTGGTGGCCGACGAGGTACGAGGCCTTGCCCAGCGCACCCAGCAGTCAACCGCCCAGATCGAAGCGCTGATTGCCAATCTGCAAAAAGGCGCCCGAAACGCATCCGGCATGATGGATAGCAGCAGCGGCCTTGCCATCGAGACCGTCGCGTTGGCGCAGGATGTTGGACGGGAGCTGCAGGCCATCACCGAAACGGTGTCGATCATTCAGGCGATGAACCAACAGATCGCGACCGCAGCCGAGCAACAGAGCTCCGTGGCGGACGAAATCAATCGCAGCGTTCTCAACGTACGCGACGTTGCCGATCGGTCTGCCGAAGCGGCCCAGGAAACCGCCACGTCTACTGCTGAACTGGCACGGCTGGGCACCGAACTTCAAACGTTGATCAGACAGTTCAAAGTCTGA
- the dgt gene encoding dGTPase, which translates to MPGPVNFKDKISRQRPYGAAESGLKASDGDLALVIDQFESDRGRIINSAAVRRLQQKTQVFPLERNAAVRSRLTHSLEVQQTGRFIVRTLYKQLGNKAGEYGLDGLEGALESLVEMTCLMHDIGNPPFGHFGEFAIGEWFGAKLEALFDVAVPTGQGDDALRCQMLADLKQFEGNAQAVRLVVSLLRLNLTYTQTAGLLKYVRAAYAPRPAKGTPGAYLHKKPGFYLSEESFVSDLRTALDLQPGTRHPVAYIMEAADDIAYCLADIEDSVEKGIFTIEQLSQLLLAKFAEHGSPDEPIAATGRSFRSVLAYAESRAQKEPINKVGEFFIWLRVNLVHPLVQHAAQQFIENIEAVYHGTLDRALLEDASLPNAIVQTFKDVAMNRVFCHREVETLQLQGYRILQGLLDAYAPLLRVSPPTFQALTEGICRSEPHLQMLARRLPSQLIKAYHEAIKLHAECASNWPLWEFYYRCRMLQDFVSGMTDQLAQDEYRTLSAL; encoded by the coding sequence ATGCCGGGGCCAGTGAATTTCAAGGACAAGATTTCCCGCCAGCGTCCCTATGGCGCGGCTGAGTCCGGGCTGAAGGCTTCAGACGGTGATCTCGCGCTGGTCATCGATCAATTCGAAAGCGATCGCGGTCGCATCATCAACTCCGCGGCGGTACGTCGTCTGCAGCAGAAGACGCAGGTGTTTCCGCTGGAGCGCAATGCCGCGGTGCGCAGCCGTCTGACGCATTCACTGGAAGTGCAGCAGACCGGCCGCTTCATTGTCCGCACACTGTATAAGCAGCTTGGCAACAAGGCAGGCGAATACGGGCTCGATGGGCTTGAGGGCGCGCTGGAAAGCCTGGTTGAGATGACGTGTTTGATGCATGACATCGGCAACCCGCCGTTTGGCCATTTTGGCGAGTTCGCGATTGGTGAATGGTTTGGCGCAAAGCTGGAGGCATTGTTCGACGTCGCCGTACCGACAGGGCAGGGCGATGACGCGTTGCGTTGCCAGATGCTCGCCGATCTCAAGCAGTTCGAAGGCAACGCTCAGGCAGTTCGGCTGGTGGTCAGCCTGTTGCGCTTGAATCTGACCTATACCCAGACGGCCGGCCTGCTCAAATATGTGCGCGCAGCCTATGCGCCAAGGCCGGCGAAGGGGACACCTGGCGCGTATCTGCACAAGAAGCCCGGTTTCTATCTATCCGAAGAATCATTTGTGAGCGATCTGCGCACAGCGCTGGATCTGCAGCCAGGCACCCGTCACCCGGTTGCCTACATCATGGAAGCGGCTGACGACATCGCCTATTGCCTGGCGGACATCGAAGACTCGGTGGAGAAAGGTATCTTCACCATCGAGCAGCTGTCGCAACTGCTGCTCGCCAAATTTGCCGAGCACGGTTCGCCGGACGAACCAATCGCGGCCACCGGTCGCAGTTTCCGCAGCGTGCTCGCCTATGCCGAATCGCGTGCGCAGAAAGAGCCGATCAACAAGGTCGGCGAGTTCTTCATCTGGCTGCGGGTCAACCTGGTCCATCCGCTGGTGCAGCACGCAGCTCAGCAGTTCATTGAAAACATCGAGGCGGTGTATCACGGGACCCTGGATCGGGCCCTGCTTGAAGATGCCAGCCTGCCCAACGCCATCGTTCAGACATTCAAGGACGTCGCGATGAATCGAGTTTTCTGTCACCGCGAAGTCGAGACCCTGCAGCTGCAGGGATACCGGATTCTCCAAGGGCTACTCGATGCCTATGCGCCGTTGCTTCGAGTCAGTCCGCCCACCTTTCAGGCACTGACTGAAGGCATTTGCCGCAGTGAACCGCACCTGCAAATGCTGGCTCGGCGGTTGCCCAGTCAGTTGATCAAGGCCTACCACGAAGCCATCAAGCTGCACGCTGAGTGTGCGTCGAACTGGCCGCTTTGGGAGTTCTACTACCGGTGCCGAATGCTCCAGGATTTCGTCAGCGGTATGACCGATCAGTTGGCGCAGGACGAGTACCGTACCCTGTCGGCGCTCTAA
- a CDS encoding MOSC domain-containing protein has translation MQWPVEGPFLRDELRRLPGTGKPSAIDKQLALTDVWLDGDGLQGDRVADRRFHGGPDRSVCHYPAEHYHRWRHAFSHLQTLGPAAFGENLSTTGLDERHVCIGDRFRWGDALLEVSQPRSPCSNLDRRHNAPGLARHLAQSGRTGWLYRTLEPGTVHFGAELCLIERPFPTDSVLRVWRSLRDDATSDAELARLQDLQPLAGEYRIRFRKRLDARRRLQDQGTLF, from the coding sequence ATGCAGTGGCCCGTCGAGGGGCCGTTTCTGCGCGACGAGCTCCGGCGGCTGCCAGGTACCGGAAAGCCCAGTGCAATCGACAAGCAGCTGGCGTTGACGGACGTCTGGCTTGATGGCGATGGCCTGCAAGGTGATCGCGTCGCCGACCGCCGCTTTCATGGCGGGCCAGATCGCAGCGTCTGCCATTATCCGGCAGAGCACTATCACCGTTGGCGCCACGCCTTTTCGCATCTGCAGACGCTCGGCCCCGCTGCATTTGGCGAAAACCTGTCCACTACCGGTCTTGATGAGCGGCACGTTTGCATCGGTGACCGTTTTCGCTGGGGTGACGCCCTGCTCGAGGTCAGCCAGCCCCGCTCGCCCTGCAGCAATCTGGACCGTCGCCACAATGCACCTGGCCTGGCGCGACACCTTGCACAAAGCGGTCGAACCGGTTGGCTGTACCGAACGCTTGAGCCGGGCACCGTTCATTTCGGCGCCGAGCTCTGCCTGATTGAGAGGCCGTTTCCCACCGACAGCGTTCTTCGCGTTTGGCGAAGCTTGCGTGACGACGCGACAAGCGACGCAGAGCTAGCCCGGCTACAAGACCTGCAACCTCTGGCTGGCGAGTACCGCATACGCTTTCGCAAGCGTCTCGATGCAAGGCGCCGCCTGCAAGATCAGGGCACGCTGTTCTGA
- a CDS encoding EamA family transporter yields the protein MSPKDLLLALVVIVVWGMNFVVIKIGLDDIPPMLLGCLRFMLAAFPAILFIKRPQMPLRWLIAYGATISLGQFAFLFSAMHVGMPAGLASLVLQSQAFFTLFFAVLFLGERLRATNLVGLVIAASGLVLIGMQGDRSMTLAGFILTICAASMWAMGNIITRKVGKVNLVGLVVWGSLIPPIPFFALSWFIEGPQMIESALRGIGLSSIMVLVYLAFGATILGYGLWSRLLSRYPANTVAPFSLLVPVVGLTSAAWLLGEQLDGLQAIGALLVMLGLVINVSGGWLVGRLRTAFGGSPA from the coding sequence ATGTCACCGAAGGATCTTTTGCTGGCCCTTGTCGTGATTGTTGTGTGGGGCATGAACTTTGTCGTGATCAAGATCGGTTTGGATGACATTCCGCCGATGCTGCTGGGCTGCCTGCGGTTCATGTTGGCGGCGTTTCCCGCGATTCTATTTATCAAGCGGCCGCAAATGCCCCTGCGCTGGTTGATCGCCTATGGCGCGACCATCTCACTGGGTCAGTTCGCGTTCTTGTTTTCGGCGATGCATGTGGGAATGCCGGCTGGTCTGGCGTCGCTGGTCCTGCAATCGCAGGCGTTCTTTACGCTGTTCTTTGCCGTGCTGTTTCTCGGCGAACGGCTGCGCGCGACCAATTTGGTCGGGCTCGTGATCGCCGCCAGCGGACTGGTACTGATCGGGATGCAAGGTGATCGCAGCATGACGTTGGCGGGCTTCATACTGACCATTTGCGCAGCCTCCATGTGGGCGATGGGCAATATCATCACGCGCAAGGTGGGTAAAGTGAATTTGGTTGGGCTGGTGGTCTGGGGCAGCTTGATCCCGCCAATACCGTTTTTCGCGCTGTCCTGGTTCATCGAAGGCCCGCAGATGATCGAAAGCGCCCTGCGCGGGATCGGTCTGAGCTCGATCATGGTCCTGGTTTACCTGGCGTTTGGCGCGACCATTCTCGGCTATGGGCTTTGGAGTCGGCTGCTATCTCGGTACCCGGCCAATACCGTGGCACCGTTTTCGCTGCTGGTGCCAGTGGTTGGGCTGACCTCCGCCGCGTGGCTGCTGGGCGAGCAGCTTGATGGGTTGCAGGCAATCGGTGCGCTGCTGGTGATGCTGGGCCTAGTGATCAACGTGAGCGGGGGGTGGTTGGTCGGCCGACTGCGCACGGCATTCGGCGGGTCGCCGGCCTGA